From a single Nicotiana tabacum cultivar K326 chromosome 8, ASM71507v2, whole genome shotgun sequence genomic region:
- the LOC107791748 gene encoding uncharacterized protein LOC107791748 produces the protein MRDGFVAFRSFSSEGDGKNGIDTDVVTYNTLLDAFHKNNMSSEAEKMWTLMEKKNVISNVRSYNSRIRWLVENNQVVEAEELFEEMKNRGINPDTYIYNSMIKACAKDGNLELAKIWYVMLEEIGCAPNRPTFKLLITLACDKDDPDSAYDLCKKCINLKLNVFTGTIQRVVDALVDHSMIEEAKELLEIGKNCPFRYKLSMPNDLQ, from the coding sequence ATGCGAGATGGGTTCGTTGCATTCCGCAGTTTTAGCAGTGAAGGAGATGGAAAAAATGGAATTGACACTGATGTTGTTACTTACAATACACTTTTAGATGCGTTTCACAAGAATAATATGTCTTCTGAAGCTGAAAAAATGTGGACTTTGATGGAAAAGAAGAATGTGATTTCCAATGTTAGGAGCTATAATTCGCGAATACGCTGGTTGGTAGAAAACAATCAGGTAGTAGAGGCCGAGGAATTGTTTGAGGAGATGAAGAATAGGGGAATAAATCCTGATACATACATTTATAATTCCATGATTAAAGCTTGTGCAAAGGATGGCAATTTGGAATTGGCTAAAATTTGGTATGTTATGTTGGAGGAAATCGGTTGTGCTCCTAATCGTCCCACATTCAAGTTACTTATTACGCTGGCATGTGATAAAGATGATCCTGATTCTGCTTATGACTTGTGCAAGAAGTGTATTAATTTGAAACTAAATGTTTTTACTGGTACAATCCAAAGGGTGGTTGATGCGTTGGTTGATCACTCGATGATCGAAGAAGCAAAGGAGCTTCTGGAGATAGGAAAGAACTGTCCTTTCCGTTATAAGCTGTCAATGCCAAACGATCTCCAGTAA
- the LOC107791747 gene encoding small ribosomal subunit protein mS79 (rPPR3b) produces the protein MSYSLYRRLHNVFTNTAKSQVLAAIADAKPKVPPPFNPISEPESSKEQKFRPLIRKFKYLSKDPRFRCRHVNYESFVRRLSRTQQFSAIEDILEHQKIYPEIEDEGFVVRLISLYGKAGMFEQARRLFDEMPELNCERTIISFNALLAACVNSKKYDKISEIFRELPGKLAI, from the coding sequence ATGTCCTATTCTCTTTACCGCCGTCTCCATAATGTCTTCACCAACACCGCTAAATCCCAAGTCCTTGCAGCCATCGCCGACGCCAAACCCAAAGTTCCTCCACCCTTCAACCCAATCAGTGAACCCGAATCCTCCAAAGAACAGAAATTTCGGCCACTGATTCGTAAATTCAAGTATTTGTCAAAAGATCCCAGATTCCGCTGCAGGCATGTAAATTATGAATCTTTCGTACGACGACTCAGCCGAACCCAACAGTTCTCAGCTATTGAAGATATCCTCGAGCACCAAAAAATTTACCCAGAAATAGAAGATGAGGGTTTCGTTGTACGACTCATTTCTTTGTATGGGAAAGCGGGTATGTTCGAGCAAGCCCGGAGACTGTTCGACGAAATGCCTGAGTTAAACTGTGAGCGTACAATCATATCATTCAATGCTCTATTGGCAGCTTGTGTTAACTCAAAGAAATATGATAAAATTAGTGAGATTTTCAGGGAATTACCTGGGAAATTAGCTATTTAG